A single genomic interval of Gossypium raimondii isolate GPD5lz chromosome 11, ASM2569854v1, whole genome shotgun sequence harbors:
- the LOC105803482 gene encoding zinc transporter 5, protein MINFKQPQVLTFFYCFLILIPSLVQGECTCEPEEEDRNKSLALKYKIAAIASILVAGAIGVCFPLLGKVIEALRPDKNLFFLIKAFAAGVILSTGFIHVLPDATESLTSPCLNEKPWTEFPFAGLLAMTAAIGTLMVDVFATSHYTKSHLHKTQQSHEGDEEKTEQTENHLHVHTHATHGHSHGSVSMLEPADSAQLLRHRVVSQVLELGIVVHSVIIGISLGASESPKTIKPLVAALTFHQFFEGMGLGGCISQAKFKGRSVAIMSLFFSLTTPVGIAIGIAITNAYDENSPTALIVEGLLNAASSGILIYMALVDLLAADFMNPKLQNNGILQVGASVSLLLGAGLMSLLAIWA, encoded by the exons ATGATCAACTTCAAACAACCTCAGGTTTTGACCTTTTTTTACTGCTTTTTAATCCTGATTCCTTCCCTAGTACAGGGGGAATGTACCTGTGAACCAGAAGAAGAAGATCGCAATAAGTCTCTCGCGCTTAAATATAAGATAGCTGCTATAGCCTCCATCCTCGTTGCGGGAGCCATCGGTGTTTGCTTCCCTCTGCTCGGGAAAGTCATCGAGGCTTTACGTCCCGAtaaaaatctttttttcttaatcAAAGCTTTCGCCGCCGGTGTGATCTTGTCCACCGGCTTCATCCATGTTCTTCCGGATGCCACTGAAAGCTTAACATCTCCTTGCCTCAATGAGAAACCTTGGACAGAGTTTCCGTTCGCCGGACTGTTGGCTATGACGGCGGCCATTGGCACATTGATGGTTGATGTGTTTGCTACATCTCATTACACCAAATCTCACCTTCACAAAACCCAACAGTCCCACGAGGGTGATGAAGAGAAAACAGAGCAAACCGAAAATCATCTGCATGTTCATACTCATGCCACCCATGGCCATTCTCATGGTTCTGTTTCTATGCTTGAGCCTGCAGATTCAGCTCAGCTCCTTCGGCATCGAGTAGTATCTCag GTATTGGAATTGGGCATAGTGGTGCACTCTGTGATCATAGGGATATCATTGGGTGCTTCAGAAAGTCCAAAGACTATAAAACCTTTGGTGGCAGCACTCACCTTTCATCAGTTCTTCGAAGGCATGGGACTTGGTGGATGCATTTCTCAG GCTAAATTCAAGGGTCGATCGGTTGCAATCATGTCACTGTTTTTCTCGCTGACAACACCAGTAGGAATCGCTATAGGAATAGCAATAACAAATGCATACGATGAGAACAGCCCAACGGCACTGATTGTGGAAGGATTATTGAACGCGGCATCATCTGGGATCTTAATATACATGGCGTTGGTGGATCTTCTAGCCGCTGATTTCATGAACCCGAAGTTACAAAACAATGGAATACTTCAAGTCGGAGCCAGTGTTTCTCTTCTCCTCGGGGCTGGTCTTATGTCTCTCTTGGCTATTTGGGCTTAA